One region of Spiroplasma endosymbiont of Asaphidion curtum genomic DNA includes:
- a CDS encoding FAD-dependent oxidoreductase has product MHLTLQFGTICNQVTSEIVTKQYDNLVIATGAIPIVPKFENDHLGNIFTAVSKEDAYNIRKQVKDKQKIAIIGGGFIGLELIEAFSHLQKEVVLIETLERVAAKAFDVEITTIIQEYLFAKTVQVHCSKKLLGFQGENDVQAIVLANNEIIATDLVVLALGFRPHTQLFKDADLEMLDNGAIVIDHQGKTNIANVYSVGDCATITNLVTKKQSYLPLATTAVKLARVIANVIANLDDRLEATLGSSILQIIDLQVARTGLSEWEAKAMNFNYQTIMIDDYDLPGYMSKRMPLKLKLLYEVDSLKLLGAQIVGYNKAVLRINALAVAIWKQMTLPEIAKLDLVYAPPFGRTSDIIHIGASKIKK; this is encoded by the coding sequence TTGCACTTAACTTTACAATTTGGCACAATTTGTAATCAAGTAACTTCAGAGATAGTTACTAAGCAATATGATAATTTAGTTATTGCTACTGGGGCAATACCAATTGTTCCTAAATTTGAAAATGACCATTTAGGAAATATTTTTACAGCCGTTAGTAAAGAAGATGCTTACAATATTAGAAAACAAGTTAAGGATAAACAAAAAATTGCTATTATTGGTGGTGGTTTTATTGGTTTGGAACTTATTGAAGCATTTAGTCATTTGCAGAAAGAAGTTGTTCTTATTGAAACTTTAGAACGAGTTGCTGCTAAAGCTTTTGATGTTGAGATTACTACTATAATACAAGAATATTTATTTGCAAAAACTGTTCAAGTGCATTGTTCAAAAAAGTTATTAGGTTTTCAAGGAGAAAATGATGTTCAAGCAATTGTATTAGCAAATAATGAAATTATTGCTACTGATTTAGTAGTTTTAGCGCTTGGATTTCGTCCTCATACGCAATTATTTAAGGATGCCGATTTAGAAATGTTGGATAATGGGGCAATTGTTATTGATCATCAAGGAAAGACTAATATTGCTAATGTTTATAGTGTTGGTGATTGTGCAACAATTACTAATTTAGTAACTAAAAAACAATCATATCTTCCTTTAGCAACAACAGCAGTTAAATTAGCTCGCGTTATTGCTAATGTTATTGCCAATCTTGATGATCGTTTAGAAGCAACTTTAGGGAGTTCTATTTTACAAATTATAGATTTGCAAGTTGCCCGAACTGGATTGAGTGAATGAGAAGCAAAAGCAATGAATTTTAACTATCAAACAATTATGATTGATGATTATGATTTGCCAGGTTATATGTCAAAGCGGATGCCTTTAAAATTAAAATTGCTTTATGAAGTTGATTCATTAAAATTATTAGGAGCACAAATTGTTGGTTATAATAAAGCAGTTTTAAGAATTAATGCTTTAGCAGTTGCGATTTGAAAGCAAATGACATTACCAGAAATTGCGAAGTTAGATTTGGTATATGCACCACCTTTTGGACGCACTAGTGATATAATTCATATTGGCGCTAGTAAAATTAAGAAATAA
- the lysS gene encoding lysine--tRNA ligase: MSRKFSEQEVVRRDKLEQLVKANHNPFAIFKVERTHTTAEFKEQYDVYSKEQLQGKTDVVIIIGGRIRALRTAGKAIFANVQDQDGQIQVYFRLDEVSKEKFLSFQQLDLGDIISATGRVMKTQVGELTLRLISFQLLSKALKPLPDKHDGLKDTEERYRRRYVDLIVNEEVKAVFIKRTQILNLIRQYLQARNYLEVETPVLQPILGGATAKPFKTHHNTLDMPFYLRVAPELYLKKLLVGGFEKVFEMGRLFRNEGMSAKHNPEFTTIEIYVAYQDMNFMMQLTEDLISYLVKEILPNSEITYDHQKINFGQWNKMSMVEAIKNVSGVEFNREMTLIQAQKLAKEHKILLEKHHHTIGHIINAFFEQLVEKTLIQPSFIYGYPLEVSPLAKKSCTDERFTDRFELFIGGREYVNGYSELNDPIDQYNRFEQQLALRDLGDEEANEMDLDFVEALEYGMPPAGGLGIGVDRLVMLLTEQSSIKDVLLFPHMRELKNKN, from the coding sequence ATGTCAAGAAAGTTTTCAGAACAGGAAGTTGTGCGACGCGATAAATTAGAGCAATTAGTAAAAGCGAACCATAATCCGTTTGCTATTTTTAAGGTAGAGCGAACTCATACTACTGCTGAATTTAAAGAACAATATGATGTGTATAGTAAAGAACAATTGCAAGGAAAAACAGATGTGGTTATTATTATTGGGGGAAGAATTAGAGCTTTAAGAACCGCCGGGAAAGCAATTTTTGCTAATGTTCAAGACCAAGATGGTCAAATTCAAGTTTATTTTCGTCTTGATGAAGTTTCTAAGGAGAAATTTCTTAGTTTTCAACAATTAGATTTAGGAGATATCATTAGTGCTACTGGTAGAGTAATGAAAACACAAGTTGGGGAATTGACTTTAAGACTAATATCATTTCAATTACTTAGTAAGGCATTAAAACCATTACCCGATAAACACGATGGGTTGAAAGATACCGAAGAACGATATCGTCGCAGATATGTTGATTTGATTGTTAATGAAGAAGTTAAAGCAGTATTTATTAAAAGAACGCAAATATTGAATTTAATTCGTCAATATTTACAAGCAAGAAACTATTTAGAGGTAGAAACGCCAGTTTTACAACCAATATTAGGTGGTGCAACAGCGAAACCTTTTAAAACGCATCATAATACTTTGGATATGCCGTTTTATTTACGAGTTGCTCCCGAATTGTATTTAAAAAAACTTCTTGTTGGTGGTTTTGAGAAAGTATTTGAAATGGGACGATTGTTTCGCAACGAAGGCATGTCAGCAAAACATAATCCTGAGTTTACCACGATTGAAATTTATGTTGCTTATCAGGATATGAATTTTATGATGCAGTTAACCGAAGATTTAATTAGTTATTTAGTTAAGGAAATTTTGCCTAATAGTGAAATAACTTACGATCATCAAAAAATTAATTTTGGGCAATGAAATAAAATGAGTATGGTGGAAGCAATTAAAAATGTTAGTGGGGTAGAATTTAATCGCGAAATGACATTAATCCAAGCACAAAAGTTAGCTAAAGAACATAAGATACTTTTAGAAAAGCATCATCATACGATTGGTCATATCATTAATGCGTTTTTTGAACAATTAGTTGAAAAAACTTTAATTCAACCATCGTTTATTTATGGATATCCACTAGAAGTGTCGCCATTAGCGAAAAAGAGTTGCACTGATGAACGGTTTACTGATCGTTTTGAACTATTTATTGGGGGGAGAGAGTATGTTAATGGTTATTCCGAGTTAAATGATCCTATTGACCAATATAATCGTTTTGAACAACAGTTAGCATTAAGAGATTTAGGTGATGAGGAAGCTAATGAAATGGATTTAGACTTTGTTGAAGCCTTAGAATATGGGATGCCACCAGCTGGTGGTTTAGGGATTGGTGTTGACCGCTTAGTAATGTTATTAACTGAACAATCATCAATCAAAGATGTGTTATTATTTCCTCATATGCGAGAATTAAAGAATAAGAATTAA
- a CDS encoding transposase family protein, producing the protein MKFDKFNFINDKELLRLTGIKQSTFNKMLNILKEAELKKFKRGGKNNKLSLENRLLMTLSYWREYRTYFHLGKSFDISEASCYRNIKWIEDILIKHPDFQQLAGKKALINDYFNAELYL; encoded by the coding sequence ATGAAATTTGATAAATTTAATTTTATTAATGATAAAGAATTATTACGATTAACTGGAATAAAGCAAAGTACTTTTAATAAAATGTTAAATATTTTAAAAGAAGCTGAGTTAAAAAAGTTTAAAAGAGGTGGTAAAAATAATAAATTATCATTAGAAAATAGATTATTGATGACTTTATCATATTGACGAGAATATCGTACTTATTTTCATCTTGGTAAAAGTTTTGATATTAGTGAAGCTAGTTGTTATCGAAATATCAAGTGAATTGAAGATATTTTAATCAAACATCCTGATTTTCAACAACTTGCTGGTAAAAAAGCATTAATAAATGATTATTTTAATGCTGAATTATACTTGTAA
- the rpsF gene encoding 30S ribosomal protein S6: MNKYEIMYIINPECKDIKALQEKMHNILKQTGKVESVTDWGLRDLAYPINHKNKAYYTILKVKVNKETINEFMRVAKIEQDIYRHLIINLDTEQNHSDKMVAELKLNTNENDEWSNRYSGERRQRPYVPRETYKKPENK; encoded by the coding sequence ATGAATAAGTACGAAATTATGTATATTATTAATCCAGAATGTAAAGATATTAAAGCATTGCAAGAAAAGATGCATAATATTTTAAAACAAACGGGAAAAGTTGAAAGTGTTACTGATTGAGGGTTAAGAGATTTAGCATATCCAATTAATCATAAAAATAAAGCTTATTATACAATATTAAAAGTTAAAGTTAATAAAGAAACAATTAATGAGTTTATGCGTGTTGCTAAAATTGAACAAGATATCTATCGTCATTTAATTATTAATCTTGATACTGAACAAAATCATAGTGATAAAATGGTTGCTGAGTTAAAGTTAAATACTAATGAAAATGATGAGTGATCAAATCGTTATAGTGGTGAAAGAAGACAAAGACCTTATGTACCGCGTGAAACTTATAAAAAACCTGAAAATAAGTAA
- a CDS encoding single-stranded DNA-binding protein, which produces MLNKVILIGRITNDLNLRSAKNNKSFLYFTIAINNFNNQADFISCVAWEKVADSMYNNLRKGSLVAVEGRIQSRRQEQNGVLTTITDVRAISVKFLDSRGSGAGVENSRDASTPSFVNDYSSPVENQIDDQAFNLDNMNFNFVNNNNGIDNNKQEENNEGANLTFDNDDAIAWGE; this is translated from the coding sequence ATGTTAAATAAAGTAATTTTAATTGGCAGAATTACTAATGATTTAAATTTACGGTCAGCAAAAAATAATAAATCATTTTTATATTTTACAATAGCGATTAATAATTTTAATAATCAAGCAGATTTTATTAGTTGTGTTGCTTGAGAAAAAGTGGCAGACTCAATGTATAATAATCTTCGTAAAGGTTCATTAGTAGCGGTTGAAGGTCGCATTCAATCAAGAAGACAAGAACAAAATGGTGTGCTAACAACGATTACTGATGTTAGAGCGATTAGTGTTAAGTTTTTAGATTCAAGAGGTAGTGGTGCTGGGGTTGAAAATTCTCGAGATGCTTCGACACCGTCATTTGTTAATGATTATAGTTCTCCGGTCGAGAACCAAATTGATGATCAGGCATTTAATCTTGATAATATGAATTTTAATTTTGTTAATAACAATAATGGTATTGATAATAATAAGCAAGAAGAAAATAACGAAGGAGCAAATTTAACATTTGATAATGATGATGCTATTGCGTGAGGAGAGTAA
- the rpsR gene encoding 30S ribosomal protein S18 has protein sequence MENKRVNKFKKRKKPCFFTKNKINYINYKDVEKLKEYISANGQILTRRVSGNCAFHQRMVAMAIKRARTVALLPYLVK, from the coding sequence ATGGAAAATAAACGCGTAAATAAGTTTAAAAAGAGAAAAAAACCATGTTTTTTTACAAAAAATAAAATTAATTACATTAATTATAAAGATGTTGAAAAATTAAAAGAATATATTTCTGCTAATGGACAGATTTTAACAAGAAGAGTTAGTGGTAATTGTGCTTTCCATCAAAGAATGGTGGCAATGGCGATTAAAAGAGCAAGAACAGTGGCTTTATTACCATATCTTGTAAAATAA
- the rplI gene encoding 50S ribosomal protein L9 has protein sequence MKVILLKNLKNYGKKNDIITVADGYAKNYLLPQKIAIVASSQALVQLGKQQQKFDHEVNEKKLENEALKLEIEKIILNFDLKINKDKVFGAITSKQIIEKLSQEYNIQLDKKQLVNYQNINTIGINNISIKLFNDIFTILKIQVVGKK, from the coding sequence GTGAAAGTAATTTTATTGAAAAATTTAAAAAACTATGGTAAGAAAAACGATATTATTACCGTTGCTGATGGATATGCAAAAAACTATTTATTACCACAAAAAATAGCAATTGTGGCTTCAAGTCAAGCTTTAGTGCAGTTAGGAAAACAACAACAAAAATTTGATCATGAAGTTAATGAAAAAAAGCTTGAAAATGAAGCATTAAAATTAGAAATTGAAAAGATAATTTTAAATTTTGATTTGAAAATTAATAAAGATAAGGTATTTGGAGCAATTACTAGTAAACAGATTATTGAAAAATTAAGTCAAGAGTATAATATTCAATTAGATAAAAAACAGTTAGTTAATTATCAAAATATTAATACTATTGGTATTAATAATATTAGTATTAAATTATTTAATGATATTTTTACAATTTTGAAAATTCAAGTTGTAGGTAAAAAGTAA
- the dnaB gene encoding replicative DNA helicase yields MTITNNFLLEDAEVSVLAAVINSKTASDEVVAFLNENDFINSRHKLIFKAITSLYNHQLPIDLPILTDMLVKQQSLSQAGGVEYLTLITQSYISDANLDDYLKIIVERTMLRNLQLVTQDITKKINTEISVWELLGIAERKILEIANNRKKNEFKSTKDIVDATLSKIEKLQNSDNQLTGSDSGFMQLNKITNGFQNGDFIILAARPSMGKTALALNFAVNCARVYKDSAVVIFSLEMPTEQLILRILGSETKIGSMQIKTGKNLTSRNWQDLTSVGSKLKQSNIFIDDSPGLRVIELISKLRKLSHNYDLKLVVIDYLQLLVGDGENRQQEISNISRSLKALARELEVPIVCLSQLSRKVESREDKRPLMSDLRESGAIEQDADLIMFLYREDYYEKKEDSLNEESHKAQLIISKHRNGPTGTVELLFLQKYGSFIDYNKIVNKNEKKEGTKYEENAFNN; encoded by the coding sequence ATGACTATTACTAATAATTTTTTATTAGAAGATGCTGAGGTTAGTGTTTTAGCGGCAGTTATTAATTCTAAAACTGCTAGTGATGAGGTTGTTGCTTTTCTTAATGAGAATGATTTTATTAATTCCCGACATAAATTAATTTTTAAAGCAATTACTTCGTTATATAATCACCAATTACCAATTGATTTACCAATTTTAACTGATATGTTAGTTAAACAACAAAGTCTTAGTCAGGCTGGTGGAGTGGAATATTTAACTTTGATTACTCAAAGTTATATTAGTGATGCTAATTTAGATGATTATTTAAAAATTATTGTTGAACGCACAATGTTAAGAAATTTGCAATTAGTAACTCAAGATATTACTAAGAAAATTAATACTGAAATTAGTGTGTGGGAACTTTTAGGAATTGCTGAACGGAAAATTTTGGAAATTGCTAATAATCGTAAAAAAAATGAGTTTAAAAGTACTAAGGATATTGTTGATGCAACATTATCTAAGATTGAGAAGTTACAAAATAGTGATAATCAATTAACAGGTTCAGATAGTGGTTTTATGCAATTAAATAAGATTACTAATGGTTTTCAAAATGGTGATTTTATTATTTTGGCAGCTCGTCCTTCAATGGGGAAAACAGCTTTAGCATTAAATTTTGCTGTTAATTGTGCAAGAGTTTATAAAGATAGTGCTGTGGTCATTTTTTCTTTAGAAATGCCAACCGAACAATTAATTTTGAGAATTTTAGGTTCAGAAACAAAAATTGGTTCAATGCAAATTAAAACAGGAAAAAATTTAACAAGTCGGAATTGACAAGATTTAACTAGTGTTGGTAGTAAATTAAAGCAAAGTAATATTTTTATTGATGATTCCCCAGGATTGCGAGTGATTGAATTAATTTCTAAATTAAGAAAATTAAGTCATAATTATGATTTAAAGTTGGTTGTTATTGATTACTTGCAATTATTAGTTGGTGATGGTGAGAATCGGCAACAAGAAATTTCTAATATTTCTCGAAGTTTAAAGGCATTAGCAAGAGAACTAGAAGTACCAATTGTTTGTTTATCACAGTTATCGCGAAAAGTAGAATCAAGAGAAGATAAACGACCATTAATGTCTGATTTGCGGGAATCAGGAGCAATTGAACAGGATGCTGACTTAATTATGTTTCTTTATCGTGAAGACTATTATGAAAAGAAAGAAGATAGTTTGAATGAAGAATCACATAAAGCACAATTAATTATTTCTAAGCATCGTAATGGTCCGACTGGAACAGTAGAATTACTTTTTTTACAAAAGTATGGTAGTTTTATTGATTATAATAAGATTGTGAATAAAAATGAAAAGAAAGAAGGAACAAAATATGAGGAGAATGCTTTCAATAATTAG
- a CDS encoding IS30 family transposase: protein MKTQVIIEKESKIIIATNFSLGKKHDFCLFKESKIPILKNTKLIVDNGYQGIQKIHSNVLIPKKKTKKNPLNKEQKHNNKLISKMRIIIENIFAILKKFKIITEKYRNRRKRFSLRFNLVALNFTIWHENISHYLSILPNNLVKTITFDRGKEFSNWQQLEKNLNVKIYFANAYSSWQRGTNENTNGLIREKFPKKFNFSNTTKNAVHKFILSLNQRPRKILNYLSPIEYLVRKII, encoded by the coding sequence ATTAAAACACAAGTAATTATTGAAAAAGAAAGCAAAATAATTATTGCAACAAATTTTTCTCTCGGTAAAAAGCATGATTTTTGTTTATTTAAAGAATCAAAAATCCCAATTTTAAAAAATACTAAATTAATAGTTGATAATGGTTATCAAGGAATACAAAAAATTCATAGTAATGTTCTAATACCTAAGAAAAAAACAAAGAAAAACCCTTTAAATAAAGAACAAAAACATAATAATAAATTAATTTCAAAAATGAGAATTATTATTGAAAATATTTTTGCTATTCTTAAAAAATTTAAAATTATTACTGAAAAATATCGTAATCGTAGAAAACGATTTAGTTTAAGATTTAATTTAGTTGCACTTAACTTTACAATTTGGCACGAAAACATTAGCCATTATTTATCAATTCTTCCAAATAATCTTGTTAAGACTATAACATTTGATAGGGGTAAAGAATTTTCTAATTGACAACAACTTGAAAAAAATTTAAATGTGAAAATTTATTTTGCTAATGCGTATTCGTCTTGACAAAGAGGTACTAATGAAAATACTAATGGTTTAATTAGAGAAAAATTTCCTAAAAAATTTAATTTTTCAAATACTACTAAAAATGCAGTTCATAAATTTATATTGTCTTTAAACCAAAGACCAAGAAAAATACTAAATTATCTTTCACCAATCGAATATTTGGTTAGAAAAATAATTTAG
- the rpsJ gene encoding 30S ribosomal protein S10 produces the protein MAQKIRIRLCGYDSKTVDQSILKIVQAVQLTGAKVKGPIPLPTKREIYTVLRSVHKHKDAREQFEIRTHNRLVDIINPTPKTVDSLSRLQLPSGVDIEIKL, from the coding sequence ATGGCTCAAAAAATTAGAATTCGTTTATGTGGTTATGATAGCAAAACTGTTGATCAGTCAATTCTTAAAATTGTTCAAGCAGTGCAATTGACAGGAGCAAAAGTTAAGGGACCGATTCCTTTGCCAACCAAAAGAGAAATTTATACTGTTTTACGATCTGTTCATAAACATAAAGATGCTCGTGAACAGTTTGAAATCCGAACTCATAACAGATTAGTTGATATTATTAATCCAACACCAAAAACTGTAGATAGTTTATCAAGATTACAACTACCTAGTGGTGTGGATATTGAGATTAAATTATAA
- the rplC gene encoding 50S ribosomal protein L3, with protein sequence MKGILGRKIAMTQVFTVEGKIIPVTVIEVQPNVVTDVKTAEENGYTSLQLAVEDKRPNLVNKPLKGHFERAKTTPKRFSKEIREMSGFNMGDIINCDIFTPGELVDVRAISKGKGFAGVIKRHNYSRGPMAHGSGFHREIGSMGAIAPNRIFKGKKMPGRMGHQQVTMQNLQVIHIDVAKNALLVKGSIPGPKKQFVVITEAIKGLKTKTPPNLVNNQPPVETTTVDVSSVAPAA encoded by the coding sequence ATGAAAGGAATTTTAGGCAGAAAAATTGCTATGACTCAGGTCTTTACTGTTGAAGGAAAGATAATTCCCGTAACAGTTATTGAAGTGCAACCTAATGTTGTTACTGATGTTAAAACAGCAGAGGAAAATGGTTATACTTCGTTGCAGTTAGCGGTAGAAGATAAAAGACCTAATTTAGTTAATAAACCATTGAAAGGACATTTTGAAAGAGCTAAGACAACTCCGAAGCGGTTTAGTAAAGAGATTCGTGAAATGTCAGGGTTTAATATGGGAGATATTATTAATTGTGATATTTTCACTCCTGGTGAATTAGTAGATGTGCGAGCTATTAGCAAGGGTAAAGGCTTTGCGGGAGTTATTAAACGCCATAATTATTCAAGAGGGCCGATGGCTCATGGTTCTGGGTTTCATCGTGAAATTGGTTCAATGGGTGCGATTGCTCCGAACCGAATTTTTAAAGGAAAAAAGATGCCGGGAAGAATGGGACATCAACAAGTTACAATGCAAAATTTGCAAGTAATTCATATTGATGTTGCTAAGAATGCGTTATTAGTTAAAGGTTCAATTCCAGGACCTAAAAAACAGTTTGTTGTTATTACTGAAGCGATTAAGGGCTTAAAAACAAAAACACCACCAAATTTAGTTAACAATCAACCACCTGTTGAAACTACTACAGTAGATGTTAGTAGCGTTGCCCCAGCAGCATAA
- the rplD gene encoding 50S ribosomal protein L4, which yields MKLQVLDINGNVVKDVSLNEKVWNIMPHQQAMFDATIAQQASWRQGTHQTKTRGEVSGGGKKPWKQKGTGRARQGSIRSPQWKGGGIVFGPTVERNYKLHVNRKVRKLALKSALSLKAQNNELIIVDSISLEKYSTKAVLQICQNLKLVDNKTLLITKVADEMIVKSASNIAKFNVIAANNLNIYDLLHANKLLITLEALVNIEGVLA from the coding sequence ATGAAGTTACAAGTATTAGATATTAATGGTAATGTTGTTAAAGATGTTAGTTTAAATGAGAAAGTTTGAAATATTATGCCTCATCAACAAGCAATGTTTGATGCAACAATTGCTCAACAAGCGTCTTGAAGACAGGGAACACATCAAACTAAAACTCGTGGTGAAGTTAGCGGTGGTGGTAAAAAACCATGGAAGCAAAAAGGGACAGGACGAGCCAGACAAGGTTCAATTCGTTCGCCACAATGAAAAGGTGGGGGAATTGTATTTGGTCCAACAGTTGAGAGAAATTATAAATTGCATGTTAATCGGAAAGTAAGAAAGTTAGCATTAAAATCGGCGTTATCTTTAAAGGCACAAAATAATGAACTTATTATTGTTGACAGTATTAGTTTAGAAAAATATTCAACAAAGGCAGTTTTACAAATTTGTCAAAATTTAAAGTTAGTGGATAATAAAACATTATTAATTACTAAAGTAGCTGATGAAATGATTGTTAAATCAGCAAGTAATATTGCAAAATTTAATGTTATTGCTGCTAATAATTTAAATATTTATGATTTATTGCACGCTAATAAGTTATTAATAACTTTAGAGGCGTTAGTAAACATTGAGGGGGTATTGGCATAA
- the rplW gene encoding 50S ribosomal protein L23, translating to MRITEVIKKPVLTEKSYLKINVDGKYTFEVNYKANKVQIKKAFETIFEVKVLKVNIIKKKPKAKKMGRFEGLTNASKRAIITLKPGEKLELFNNE from the coding sequence ATGCGTATTACCGAAGTGATTAAAAAGCCCGTCTTAACAGAAAAGTCATATTTAAAAATTAATGTTGATGGTAAATATACTTTTGAAGTTAATTATAAGGCTAATAAGGTACAAATTAAAAAAGCATTTGAAACTATTTTTGAAGTAAAAGTTCTTAAGGTAAATATTATTAAAAAGAAACCGAAAGCTAAAAAAATGGGACGGTTTGAAGGATTAACTAATGCTAGTAAAAGAGCAATTATTACTTTAAAACCAGGTGAAAAATTAGAGTTATTTAATAACGAATAA
- the rplB gene encoding 50S ribosomal protein L2 translates to MAIKKYKPVTNGRRNMTTLDYSVLTTDKPEKSLLTTLNRKSGRNNRGIITTRHKGGGHKRKYRIIDFKRDKDNIIGKVASIEYDPNRNAFISLINYLDGEKRYILTPKTLEVGMEIVSGALVDIKVGNSMPMGKMPEGTVVYNIELRPLKGGQLARSAGTSAQLLGKDESGRYITIRLNSGEVRKILASCRATIGEVGNEDRNLVNWGKAGRNRWRGIRPTVRGSVMNPNDHPHGGGEGKAPIGRVAPVTPWGKKTLGMKTRNPRRASTKLIIRRKKK, encoded by the coding sequence ATGGCAATAAAAAAATATAAACCAGTTACTAATGGTCGTCGTAATATGACAACTCTTGATTATTCAGTTTTAACAACTGATAAACCAGAGAAATCGTTATTAACTACACTGAATAGGAAATCTGGTCGGAATAATCGGGGAATTATTACTACGCGTCATAAAGGTGGCGGTCATAAAAGAAAATATCGTATTATTGACTTTAAACGTGATAAAGACAATATTATTGGTAAAGTAGCAAGTATTGAGTATGACCCCAATCGTAATGCGTTTATTTCATTAATTAATTATCTTGATGGTGAAAAAAGATATATTTTAACACCTAAAACTCTTGAAGTGGGAATGGAAATTGTTAGTGGTGCGTTGGTTGATATTAAAGTTGGTAATAGTATGCCAATGGGGAAAATGCCTGAGGGGACAGTAGTTTATAATATTGAATTGCGACCTTTAAAAGGTGGTCAATTAGCTAGAAGCGCGGGAACTAGTGCTCAATTATTAGGAAAAGATGAAAGTGGTCGTTATATTACGATTCGTTTAAATTCTGGTGAGGTTCGCAAGATATTAGCATCTTGTCGAGCAACAATTGGTGAAGTTGGTAATGAAGATCGGAACTTAGTTAATTGAGGAAAGGCTGGAAGAAATCGTTGAAGAGGGATTCGTCCGACGGTTAGAGGTTCAGTTATGAATCCTAATGATCATCCACATGGTGGTGGTGAAGGAAAAGCGCCGATTGGAAGAGTAGCTCCGGTAACACCTTGAGGTAAGAAGACATTGGGGATGAAAACTCGTAATCCTCGTAGGGCTTCAACAAAATTAATTATTAGAAGAAAGAAAAAATAG
- the rpsS gene encoding 30S ribosomal protein S19, translating to MGRSLKKGPYIASHLLKKVELLNSNNKREVMKTWSRRSTISPAFINHTVAVHDGRKHVPVFVTEDMVGHKFGEFAPTRSFGGHGNDKKKK from the coding sequence ATGGGAAGATCATTAAAAAAAGGGCCATATATTGCGTCACATTTATTGAAAAAAGTTGAGTTGTTGAATAGTAATAATAAAAGAGAAGTAATGAAAACTTGATCGCGTCGCTCTACTATTTCTCCTGCCTTCATTAATCATACAGTTGCTGTTCATGATGGTAGAAAGCATGTTCCGGTTTTTGTAACTGAAGATATGGTTGGTCATAAATTTGGTGAATTTGCACCAACAAGATCGTTTGGTGGGCACGGAAATGATAAGAAGAAGAAATAG
- the rplV gene encoding 50S ribosomal protein L22, translating into MEAKAILRTIRIAPRKVQLIAELIRRKPVTDALAILMNTNKKASEPVLKLLKSAIANAVNNYAMDGDALLIKEVLVNEGATLKRFRPSDHGQAYKILKRTSHITIVVTDAKGGNQ; encoded by the coding sequence ATGGAAGCAAAAGCTATTTTAAGAACAATTAGAATTGCCCCCAGAAAGGTGCAATTAATTGCTGAATTAATAAGAAGAAAACCAGTTACTGATGCTTTAGCGATTTTAATGAATACTAATAAAAAAGCTAGTGAACCAGTACTTAAACTTCTAAAATCAGCTATTGCTAATGCAGTAAATAATTATGCGATGGATGGGGATGCGTTATTAATTAAAGAGGTTTTAGTGAATGAGGGTGCAACTTTAAAACGGTTTCGACCATCAGATCATGGACAAGCTTATAAAATATTAAAAAGAACTAGTCACATTACAATTGTTGTAACGGACGCAAAGGGAGGTAATCAATAA